From the Scophthalmus maximus strain ysfricsl-2021 chromosome 11, ASM2237912v1, whole genome shotgun sequence genome, one window contains:
- the sbds gene encoding ribosome maturation protein SBDS, giving the protein MSIFTPTNQIRLTNVAVVRMKKGGKRFEIACYKNKVVNWRAGAEKDLDEVLQTHSVFVNVSKGQVAKKDDLTKAFETDDLTEICKQILTKGELQVSDKERHSQLETMFRDIATIVAEKCVNPETKRPYTVNLIERAMKDIHYSVKANKSTKQQALEVIRQLKETMEIQRAHMRLRLVLPAKEAKRLKEKLKPLLQVVESEDFDEELEMVCLVDPGCYREIDELIRCETKGRGSLEVLSLKDVEEGDEKF; this is encoded by the exons ATGTCGATATTTACGCCAACAAACCAGATCAGGCTGACGAATGTGGCGGTGGTGCGGATGAAAAAGGGAGGGAAGCGGTTTGAGATCGCCTGCTACAAGAATAAAGTGGTGAACTGGAGAGCAGGAGC aGAGAAGGACCTGGACGAGGTTTTGCAGACACACTCTGTTTTCGTCAATGTGTCCAAGGGTCAGGTGGCAAAGAAGGATGATTTGACCAAAGCGTTTGAGACAGACGATCTGACTGAAATCTGTAAACAG ATCCTGACCAAAGGAGAACTCCAGGTGTCAGACAAGGAGAGGCACTCTCAGCTGGAGACGATGTTCAGGGACATTGCGACCATCGTGGCGGAGAAGTGTGTCAACCCTGAGACCAAGAGGCCCTACACAGTCAATCTGATCGAGCGGGCGATGAAGGACATCCACTACTCTGTCAAGGCCAACAAAAGCACTAAGCAGCAG GCTCTGGAAGTGATCCGGCAGCTGAAGGAGACCATGGAGATCCAGAGAGCCCACATGAGGCTGCGGTTGGTGCTGCCAGCCAAAGAGGCCAAGAGGCTgaaagagaagctgaaaccGCTCCTGCAGGTCGTGGAGAGTGAAGACTTTGATGAGGAGCTGGAAATG GTGTGTTTGGTGGATCCTGGCTGCTACAGGGAGATCGATGAGCTGATCCGCTGTGAGACTAAAGGCCGAGGCTCTCTGGAGGTTCTCAGTCTGAaggatgtggaggagggagatgagaaATTTTAG
- the cldnj gene encoding claudin j has product MALQELGISLSMIGVAGTILICTLPMWKVTAFIGTHLVVMQVFWEGLWMTCVSEYTGQLQCKLYDALLDLSPDLQAARGLICISLVLGCLGFLIFLLGARCTNCLSHPSVKARVVLSSGAIFCLASLTTVAAVSWTANSIISDFHNPRVPEALKRELGAAIYIGFVTSGLLFCGGAILCTSCPPQRARFPSNGYARGRPPPQDSYAIKNYV; this is encoded by the coding sequence ATGGCTCTGCAGGAGCTCGGCATCAGCCTATCCATGATAGGTGTTGCTGGGACCATCCTGATCTGCACTCTGCCCATGTGGAAGGTGACAGCATTCATCGGCACCCATCTGGTGGTCATGCAGGTGTTCTGGGAAGGTCTGTGGATGACCTGTGTCAGTGAGTACACCGGTCAGCTGCAGTGCAAGCTCTACGATGCCCTGCTGGACCTGTCGCCCGACCTGCAAGCAGCACGCGGCCTCATCTGCATCAGCCTGGTTCTGGGATGTTTGGGAttcctcatcttcctgctgGGAGCACGCTGCACCAACTGCCTGAGTCACCCGAGTGTCAAGGCTCGGGTGGTGCTGAGCTCTGGTGCCATCTTCTGCCTGGCGTCGCTGACCACCGTTGCCGCCGTTTCCTGGACGGCCAACTCCATCATCAGTGACTTCCACAACCCACGCGTGCCCGAGGCGCTAAAGAGAGAGCTTGGAGCAGCCATATACATCGGCTTTGTGACCTCTGGGCTGCTGTTCTGTGGGGGAGCTATTCTGTGCACGAGCTGCCCACCACAGAGGGCCAGGTTCCCCTCCAATGGGTACGCACGTGGCAGGCCGCCCCCACAGGACAGCTATGCCATCAAGAACTATGTCTGA
- the cldnf gene encoding claudin f produces MGRIGKEVTGQILSFVGLVGVSVTCGVPMWRVTSYIGANIVTGQVVWDGLWMNCVMQSTGQMQCKLNDSVMRLSPDLQAARALVIISLLFGFIGFIVTFIGAKCTGCLKKDSSKAKVVIIGGCLIIASAILVLIPVCWSSAITITDYQNPLTLQTQKREIGASIYIGWAAAAILLIGGIILTTSCPPQKPMYGYPGYPPAPMYPYPGQGANPATYGPVYAPPSSRPYTATGTYVPTKPYAVPTTYSTGNYL; encoded by the coding sequence ATGGGGAGGATTGGCAAGGAAGTGACGGGACAGATCCTAAGCTTTGTGGGCCTGGTCGGGGTGTCAGTGACCTGTGGGGTCCCCATGTGGAGAGTGACCTCCTACATCGGAGCCAACATCGTCACAGGCCAGGTAGTGTGGGACGGTCTGTGGATGAACTGTGTGATGCAGAGCACAGGACAGATGCAGTGCAAGCTGAACGATTCTGTGATGAGGCTGTCCCCGGATCTGCAAGCTGCCCGAGCTCTGGTCATCATATCCCTCCTCTTCGGCTTCATCGGCTTCATAGTCACCTTTATCGGAGCCAAGTGCACTGGCTGCCTGAAGAAAGACTCGTCAAAGGCCAAGGTGGTGATCATAGGCGGCTGTCTCATCATTGCTTCCGCCATCCTCGTCCTGATCCCCGTCTGCTGGTCTTCAGCAATCACCATCACAGACTATCAGAACCCCTTGACCCTCCAGACGCAGAAACGGGAAATCGGAGCCTCCATCTACATTGGCTGGGCCGCTGCTGCAATTCTTCTGATCGGTGGGATCATCCTAACCACTTCATGCCCTCCACAAAAGCCCATGTATGGATACCCAGGCTACCCACCAGCACCAATGTACCCTTACCCAGGCCAAGGGGCGAACCCAGCAACATATGGCCCTGTGTATGCTCCCCCATCCAGCCGACCATACACAGCGACAGGGACATATGTGCCCACCAAACCGTACGCAGTACCAACTACATACTCTACTGGGAACTACCTCTAG
- the cldne gene encoding claudin e, translating into MVSLGRQMLGFALAIIGFLGTIIVCALPMWKVTAFIGANIVTAQVIWEGLWMNCVTQSTGQMQCKIYDSMLALPQDLQAARALVVVAIIIAALGVLMGIVGGKCTNFVEDQNAKAKVAIAAGIIFICAGVLILIPVCWSANTIIRDFYNPIMTNAQRRELGAALYIGWGTAALLILGGALLCSSCPQKDSPEYPVKYSGARSTATSRAYV; encoded by the coding sequence ATGGTGTCTCTGGGACGACAGATGCTGGGCTTTGCCCTGGCCATCATCGGCTTCTTGGGGACCATCATCGTTTGTGCTCTGCCCATGTGGAAGGTCACAGCCTTCATTGGAGCCAACATTGTGACGGCGCAGGTCATCTGGGAAGGTTTATGGATGAACTGTGTCACGCAGAGCACAGGCCAGATGCAGTGCAAGATCTATGATTCTATGCTGGCTCTACCTCAGGACCTCCAGGCTGCCAGGGCTCTCGTGGTCGTCGCCATCATTATTGCAGCCCTTGGGGTCCTCATGGGCATCGTCGGGGGCAAGTGCACCAACTTTGTGGAGGACCAAAATGCCAAGGCCAAGGTGGCCATCGCCGCAGGAATCATCTTCATTTGTGCCGGCGTTCTCATCCTCATCCCAGTCTGCTGGTCTGCCAACACCATCATCAGGGATTTCTACAACCCCATAATGACCAACGCTCAGAGGAGAGAGCTGGGAGCGGCCCTCTACATCGGCTGGGGCACAGCAGCACTTCTCATCCTGGGTGGtgccctcctctgcagctcctgcccTCAAAAAGATAGCCCAGAGTATCCAGTCAAGTACTCCGGTGCCAGGTCAACAGCCACCAGCCGAGCGTACGTCTGA
- the LOC118299222 gene encoding claudin-4-like encodes MTSMGMQMAGCALALLGWIGVIIVCGAPMWRVSAFIGSNIVTSQIIWEGIWMNCVVQSTGQMQCKVYDSMLALSTDLQAARALVVVSIITGIAGLLIAFTGGKCTNFIPEERAKARASVAAGVVLIISGFLCLVPVSWTASMIIRDFYSPMLVDAQKREIGASLYIGWGAGALLVLGGGLLCASCPPKEDKTPSVRYLLNKSRENSKEASIRSFTPSKTYI; translated from the coding sequence atgACTTCCATGGGGATGCAGATGGCGGGCTGCGCTTTGGCCCTTCTGGGCTGGATTGGGGTGATCATTGTGTGTGGAGCACCCATGTGGCGGGTCTCTGCTTTCATTGGCAGCAACATAGTGACTTCGCAGATCATCTGGGAGGGCATCTGGATGAACTGCGTGGTCCAGAGCACAGGCCAGATGCAGTGTAAGGTGTACGACTCCATGCTGGCTCTGAGCACAGACCTCCAGGCGGCCCGCGCTCTGGTGGTGGTTTCCATCATCACGGGAATTGCAGGGCTCCTCATAGCTTTCACTGGTGGAAAGTGCACCAACTTCATTCCAGAGGAGAGGGCCAAGGCGAGGGCCTCAGTGGCCGCCGGTGTGGTGCTGATCATCAGTGGATTCCTCTGCCTAGTCCCAGTTTCCTGGACTGCCAGCATGATCATACGGGACTTCTACAGCCCTATGCTGGTGGACGCTCAGAAAAGAGAGATCGGGGCCTCTCTTTACATCGGCTGGGGGGCAGGGGCACTGCTGGTCTTGGGAGGGGGCCTCCTGTGTGCCAGCTGTCCCCCCAAGGAAGATAAGACCCCCTCAGTGAGGTACCTCCTGAACAAGTCCAGAGAAAACAGCAAAGAGGCTTCAATCCGATCTTTCACACCATCGAAGACGTATATTTGA
- the LOC118299110 gene encoding claudin-9-like, whose amino-acid sequence MERQLELAALGLAFGGWICAVLTRCLALWKVSGTLDNTTASLPAYWDGVWLEWDHWDLAHDGSLHCSFYQSLMSLSGSFRTWRALIMAAIGAGLFAVVISAVGAVWFPRRGQVKVFSGSLFVLSGILLLVPTAWTCHHSSQPLEGAELLRRDWGPALYLGWISIALMLVGGVFLTTRCPTSERQAQPPIESRYPNVEEEGTHPLSRINRTTFTHSQYERRSEPI is encoded by the coding sequence ATGGAGCGGCAGCTGGAGCTCGCTGCCCTCGGTCTGGCCTTCGGGGGATGGATTTGTGCCGTCCTGACACGCTGCCTGGCCCTATGGAAGGTGAGTGGGACCCTGGACAACACCACAGCCAGTCTGCCTGCCTACTGGGACGGGGTGTGGCTGGAATGGGATCACTGGGACTTGGCCCACGATGGCAGCCTGCACTGCTCCTTCTACCAATCTCTCATGTCCCTCTCTGGAAGCTTCCGGACGTGGAGGGCCCTCATCATGGCGGCCATCGGAGCTGGTCTTTTCGCTGTGGTGATTAGTGCAGTGGGGGCAGTGTGGTTCCCGAGGCGAGGCCAGGTCAAAGTGTTTTCTGGCagtctctttgttttgtctgggaTCCTGCTGCTGGTTCCCACAGCCTGGACGTGCCACCACAGCAGTCAGCCACTGGAGGGCGCTGAGCTGCTGAGAAGAGACTGGGGACCCGCACTGTACCTTGGATGGATCTCCATTGCTCTGATGCTGGTCGGGGGGGTGTTCCTCACCACCAGGTGCCCCACAAGTGAGAGGCAGGCACAGCCGCCCATAGAGAGCAGGTACCCAAAcgtagaggaggagggaactCACCCGCTGAGCAGGATCAACAGAACTACGTTCACACACAGCCAGTATGAACGCAGGTCAGAACCGATCTGA